One genomic segment of Tubulanus polymorphus chromosome 4, tnTubPoly1.2, whole genome shotgun sequence includes these proteins:
- the LOC141903779 gene encoding organic cation transporter protein-like encodes MNVTGKNRRAISADIADTGGTADREPMVEHERAQPKFDDVFELIGKLGCGQILIYVFIIAIETNIGLCMLYVIFEMANPGWTCPIPGTARKEITDNATGISIAVTVYKSCPLNDEALRKCPNRTFVNKYDTVLTEWDLVCDRAYISKMIATMFFAAQLVGALIAGQVSDRIGRRIPILVVWLAMMILQTCLGFTGYWQIYAALRVLVGVCVGALVSVTCVLPMEQLGPKWRTLVSYRIGWHIAPMLLALFAYLCRENWRYLTFVTGSFGIIFYPFVFFLMPESVRWLVQKGKFNQAETCIRRLAKQNCKPVPEDLSFLKDIKKQDDVDSKMRQGYTYIDLFRTPKIAVRTLILLLVWATASCFSYVLNIKMSEFSGTTVYMNLVISGVAQLLVRSSVIFLINRLGRKRSFLLYVSVAGLCMIIIMILDLVGILRQYSYLVTAFALAGLSANAGTWSCNHVMTVEMYPTLMRNIGTSAGNMAARVGAMIAPQLKTLRITPYIILGCLAIISGFLVFAFLPETLGKPMPEALPPGKLNCYKRCCRWKKTMNVTDDVKEQNVEERSPTSGDGKNMLLHGPKVTTV; translated from the exons ATGAACGTGACTGGTAAGAACCGCCGAGCAATTTCGGCAGATATCGCCGATACAGGAGGTACCGCTGATCGAGAACCGATGGTCGAACACGAGCGCGCTCAACCGAAATTCGACGATGTTTTCGAGCTGATCGGAAAACTAGGATGCGGTCAAATTCTCATCTACGTTTTCATAATAGCGATCGAGACGAACATCGGACTATGCATGCTTTACGTGATTTTCGAAATGGCTAATCCGGGTTGGACTTGTCCTATTCCTGGAACTGCAAGGAAGGAAATCACTGATAATGCTACCGGTATTAGTATTGCTGTAACTGTGTACAAGTCCTGTCCGCTGAATGACGAAGCGTTACGGAAATGCCCGAACCGGACTTTCGTCAataaatatgatacagtatTAACAGAG TGGGATCTAGTGTGTGACAGAGCGTACATCAGTAAAATGATCGCAACGATGTTTTTTGCTGCTCAACTAGTCGGTGCTTTGATAGCTGGACAGGTGTCCGATAGAATCGGGCGTAGGATTCCTATACTGGTTGTGTGGTTGGCTATGATGATTTTGCAGACTTGTCTCGGTTTCACTGGCTATTGGCAGATTTACGCCGCGTTGCGGGTATTAGTCGGTGTATGCGTAG GGGCTCTGGTTAGTGTGACGTGCGTTTTACCGATGGAGCAGCTAGGACCAAAATGGCGTACGCTGGTCTCATACCGGATCGGCTGGCATATAGCCCCGATGTTGCTGGCCCTGTTTGCGTATCTATGTCGAGAGAACTGGAGATATCTAACATTCGTCACTGGTTCGTTCGGCATTATTTTCTATCCATTCGTATTTTT TTTGATGCCCGAGAGTGTGCGCTGGCTCGTTCAGAAAGGCAAATTCAACCAGGCCGAAACATGCATTAGAAGATTAGCTAAACAAAACTGTAAACCAGTGCCGGAAGATCTGTCGTTTCTTAAAGATATCAAAAAGCAAGACGACGTGGACAGCAAAATGCGGCAAGGGTATACATACATTGATCTATTCCGCACTCCAAAAATAGCAGTGAGGACTTTGATATTACTTTTAGTATG GGCGACTGCTTCGTGTTTTTCATACGTGTTGAATATCAAAATGAGTGAATTTAGTGGAACAACTGTTTATATGAATCTTGTCATATCCGGCGTAGCTCAACTGTTGGTCAGATCCAGTGTCATATTCCTCATAAATAG ATTGGGCAGAAAAAGGAGCTTCTTGTTGTACGTCTCAGTTGCAGGATTGtgtatgataattataatgatattaGATCTTGTCGGGATACTGAGGCAGTACAGTTATCTGGTCACAGCATTTGCGTTAGCCGGTTTATCCGCTAATGCTGGTACGTGGAGCTGTAATCACGTgatgactgttgaaatgtacCCGACACTGATGAG AAATATTGGAACTAGCGCCGGTAACATGGCGGCAAGGGTTGGTGCCATGATAGCACCTCAACTAAAAACACTG AGGATAACTCCTTACATAATACTCGGATGTTTAGCGATCATATCGGGATTTCTAGTTTTCGCTTTCCTCCCCGAAACGCTCGGAAAGCCGATGCCCGAAGCGCTGCCACCCGGAAAACTGAATTGTTACAAAAGGTGTTGTCGctggaaaaaaactatgaACGTTACAGATGACGTGAAAGAACAGAATGTCGAAGAAAGATCACCAACTTCGGGTGACGGGAAGAATATGCTTTTGCATGGGCCCAAAGTAACCACTGTTTAA
- the LOC141904052 gene encoding protein aveugle-like, whose product MSAAKTMVSPPHQTVIDESNMSPASPARSSSKEKSSKKEKRKTKPVYFWTSADVQKWMKRYCPVYFNLYGEIFAEHDITGQALIRLSDCKLNYIGVSTKAHRDEILQRVLQLRVRCEMLEFRNMEQTTKDQQDKHPS is encoded by the exons ATGTCCGCTGCTAAAACTATGGTCTCACCGCCGCATCAAACAGTGATAGATGAATCAAACATGTCACCAGCTTCCCCTGCCAGATCTTCATCTAAAGAAAAG TCGTCCAAGAAAGAAAAGCGCAAAACGAAACCGGTTTATTTTTGGACATCCGCCGACGTTCAGAAATGGATGAAACGATATTGCCCGGtctatttcaatttgtacGGTGAAATATTTGCTGAACATGACATCACAG GTCAAGCTTTAATACGATTGAGCGATTGTAAACTTAACTACATAGGAGTATCAACAAAAGCGCACAG GGACGAGATTCTACAAAGAGTTCTACAATTAAGAGTTCGATGcgaaatgttagaatttagaaatatGGAACAGACGACGAAAGACCAACAAGATAAACAC cCTTCGTAG